The sequence below is a genomic window from Pelagicoccus enzymogenes.
CTGGGTACGCCCGGCATGGGCGTCGACTGATGTGGTTAAAGTCCACTGCGCATGGAACCTGTAGGTTATGATCATTAGCGAAAGTAAACTAAGAAAAAGCGCTAGCCGAAGGCAACTGCGAAGTCGCGAGGCTTCGTGGGAAGGAAGCCCTAGGCAAAGCCGCGAGACGATGTACAAGAACGCCATACAAGGCCCAGCGCCTCGGGCGAGCGTGCCCAGCGACGCGAAGCCCGGAGAAGGTTCGGGGCGCAGGGTAAATGGCGCGTTTGCGCGGCGGAAGTCGACGTCCTTATCCGGGGAGGCCTCATGCTCCCGCGGGGATGGCTTAAACCTGCCATCGGATCTCCGCAGCTCCCGCAGCGATGCGGGAGTCGGACATGAGGAATCAGCAGAGGGCATAGTAGCGCCATGAGGCGAGCCGGGAGTAGCTGCCGACGGGGGACCCGTCCAGCGAAGGGTCCGAAACTCGCATGGGGCGAAGGCCCGAACCGACACGACGGGTTCCGGCCCGAACTCTCGCCCTGCGGGTATGCCTCGCCAGAGGTAGCGCAAGGGCGGCGGGAAGCGGACAGCCGGGACTCGGAACGCGACCTGATGGAAGCGATCCTGGACGCGGAGAACGTGTCCGGGGCGTGGAAGCGGGTGAGGGCCAACAAGGGCGCGGCGGGGGTGGACGGAGTGTCCGTTGAGGACTTCCCCGGCCTCTTCCGCGAAGCTTGGCCCAGGCTGCGCGAGCGGCTGGCGGAGGGCTCGTACGAGCCCGCGCCGACGTTGCGCGCGGAGATAGGCAAGCCCGACGGGGGCAAGAGGCTGCTGGGGATCCCGACCGTATTGGACCGGGTGATACAGCAGGCGATCGTGAGGGTTCTGGGGCCGATATTGGATCCGGGCTTCAGCGAAAGCAGCTTCGGCTTCCGTCCCAATCGCTCGGCGCGCCATGCGGTCGAGCAAGTTGGCGACACCATAAAGTCGGGTCGGCGCGTGGCGGTGGACTTGGACCTGTCCAAGTTCTTCGACCGCGTCGATCATGATATATTGATGTCGAGCCTTGGGAGGAAGGTCCGCGACAGGCGCGTCCTGCGCTTGGTGGGCAAGTACCTCCGGGCGGGAGTCCAGGTCGACGGGCGCCTGCATGCGACGAGGGGGGGCGTGCCTCAGGGCGGTCCGCTTTCGCCGCTGCTGGCCAACGTGGTCCTGGACGAGCTCGACAAGGAGCTCGAATCGCGCGGCCATCGCTTCGCCCGCTACGCGGACGACTTCGTCGTACTCGTCAAGAGCCCTCGGGCTGGCGAGCGGGTGATGGCGAGCGTGAGGAAGTTCCTCGAGCGCAGGCTCAAGCTGAAGGTGAACGAGGGGAAGAGCCGCGTCGTGAAGGCGAGGGAACTGGAGTTCCTCGGCTTCGCCTTCGGAACCGGCGGGAAGATCGTGTGGAGCGAGAAGTCGCTTGGCGTGTTCAAGCGCCGGATACGCGAGTACACGTGCCGCAGCTGGAGCGTGTCCATGGAACGCCGCCTGCTCAAGCTCGCCCAGTACGTTCGCGGCTGGATGGGCTACTACGGCGTCAGCCGGACCTTCAAGGAGGCCAGGCGCCTGGACCACTGGATCCGGCGCCGCGTGCGCTGCTGCTACTGGAAGCAATGGAAGACGCACTCGAACCGGGTCAGGCAGCTCGTGTCCCTCGGGGTCGATCTGCGGACCGCGGTCAAGACCGCGGTGACCCGGCTGGGGCATTGGAAGATGTCCAAGACTCCAGGGGTGAGCCAAGCCCTGTCGAAAGGCTATCTCAAGGGACAAGGGGTTCCGTCCCTGGTGGAACTCTGGACCCGTGTTCACTATCCGGATACGTCCCGATAGCGTGTGGGAACCGCCCGGTGCGGATCCGCATGCCGGGTGGTGTGGGGGCCGCGGGAGTTAATGCCCGTGGCTACCCGATTTCGCA
It includes:
- the ltrA gene encoding group II intron reverse transcriptase/maturase; the encoded protein is MEAILDAENVSGAWKRVRANKGAAGVDGVSVEDFPGLFREAWPRLRERLAEGSYEPAPTLRAEIGKPDGGKRLLGIPTVLDRVIQQAIVRVLGPILDPGFSESSFGFRPNRSARHAVEQVGDTIKSGRRVAVDLDLSKFFDRVDHDILMSSLGRKVRDRRVLRLVGKYLRAGVQVDGRLHATRGGVPQGGPLSPLLANVVLDELDKELESRGHRFARYADDFVVLVKSPRAGERVMASVRKFLERRLKLKVNEGKSRVVKARELEFLGFAFGTGGKIVWSEKSLGVFKRRIREYTCRSWSVSMERRLLKLAQYVRGWMGYYGVSRTFKEARRLDHWIRRRVRCCYWKQWKTHSNRVRQLVSLGVDLRTAVKTAVTRLGHWKMSKTPGVSQALSKGYLKGQGVPSLVELWTRVHYPDTSR